The Magnolia sinica isolate HGM2019 chromosome 9, MsV1, whole genome shotgun sequence genome contains a region encoding:
- the LOC131255672 gene encoding putative U-box domain-containing protein 42: MSLSEDTNLIVVLARSLLNSISEVTALMEGVDIEQENFMEVGSYLDRTSPAIIELQMAENAPSNATEILGLISKHVDLARDLVSKCSTGAQLINDPELKTIIEQLERVIRNIGCGLSLIPSTTFENRQYVEIAVRSLSREMQSACLKGGGFQIQMSELEESKEQDLYSVDLVEREIEYNSMRVEVSEENSQPNSGEHSNDIPRLIDFLRGISYGGSETDENSNSQPFKSLPQVAQYMEPLYETFFCPLTQKMMDDPVTIGSGVTYERRAIEEWFKKSNDGSDCVFCPTTGRKLESRVLNTNIALKTTIEQWKERNEVTRIKVARAALSLASSETMVIEAMKDLQHLCRRRQYNKVQMRSVGMIPLLCRFLESEEKRLRSEAVETLRMLVEDGEEGKEMIVGTNAITATIKMLSSDYPLERHSALLLLLELSRSELLSQTIGSAAGAILVLITMKYNQSIDAFAAEKANETLKNLENCHKNIKRMAENGLLEPLLDHLIEGSEEMQMEMGSYLGEIVLGQDAKTYVAERASAALLRMVHNGNSLARKAAFKALVQISSHHPNSRTLVDAGIIPIMTEEMFTRKIYNEPMNSKEESATILANVLESGLDPESLQVNTHGHTMASDYIIYNFAHMIKNSSPENLNINLIKILLCLMQSPRSTASVVSVIKETESSYTLIELLDTQQDELSIASAKLLISLSTQMGHTLADQICKTRGQPESLIKTPEGDRITEKYAVWANLLAKLPHQNLTLNLALLHKETVPTILQRVDEIQRGATTTTSRFARYYLEGLVGILVRFTTTLYDQNILSLARDFNLASVFTGLLMRAGSDEVQRLSALGLENLSSESIHLSKPPQKIKKPKLYRFLPRCLSIGGPHPDGKLNLCPVHRGSCSSQTTFCLVESRAVERLLACLEHENVGVVEAALSAMCTLLDDKVDVERSVGVLSEVNLVQHVLNLLKEHREEGVWQKSFWVIERFLMKGGDRSASDISQDRLLPSTLVSAFHHGDSSTRQMAEKILRHLNKMPNFSSKVVL; this comes from the exons ATGTCG CTGTCTGAAGACACAAACCTCATAGTCGTTCTCGCTCGATCCCTACTGAATTCGATCTCTGAAGTTACCGCATTGATGGAAGGCGTCGACATCGAGCAGGAGAACTTCATGGAAGTAGGAAGCTATCTGGACCGCACATCGCCGGCCATAATTGAATTGCAGATGGCTGAGAATGCTCCATCCAATGCAACAGAGATCCTAGGGTTGATATCCAAGCACGTCGATCTCGCGAGGGATCTAGTATCAAAATGCAGCACTGGAGCCCAACTGATCAATGACCCCGAGCTCAAAACCATCATCGAACAGCTCGAGAGAGTGATCAGAAACATCGGGTGTGGCCTTAGCTTGATACCATCTACGACATTTGAAAACCGTCAGTATGTGGAAATTGCAGTCCGTTCTCTTTCAAGGGAAATGCAGAGTGCCTGCCTTAAAGGGGgtggatttcaaattcaaatgtcTGAGCTTGAGGAATCGAAAGAACAGGACTTGTATTCAGTAGACTTAGTAGAGAGGGAGATTGAGTATAATTCAATGCGAGTGGAAGTATCGGAAGAGAATTCTCAGCCCAATTCAGGCGAACACAGCAATGACATTCCACGCTTGATCGATTTCCTTAGAGGAATTAGCTATGGCGGGTCAGAGACTGACGAGAACAGCAATAGCCAGCCATTTAAGTCATTGCCACAGGTGGCCCAGTACATGGAGCCCTTGTACGAGACGTTCTTCTGCCCATTGACGCAGAAGATGATGGACGATCCCGTCACGATTGGAAGCGGCGTGACATACGAAAGGCGGGCCATAGAGGAGTGGTTCAAGAAATCCAATGACGGTTCGGACTGTGTTTTTTGCCCAACGACAGGGCGAAAGCTCGAGAGCAGAGTTCTGAACACTAACATCGCTTTGAAGACGACAATCGAGCAGTGGAAGGAGAGGAATGAGGTGACTCGGATCAAGGTGGCTCGTGCCGCTCTGTCTTTGGCCAGCTCGGAGACTATGGTGATCGAGGCAATGAAGGACTTGCAGCACCTGTGCCGGCGGAGACAATACAACAAGGTGCAGATGAGGAGTGTTGGGATGATTCCATTGCTTTGTCGGTTTCTAGAATCTGAAGAGAAGAGACTAAGGAGCGAGGCGGTGGAGACGCTGCGGATGCTGGTGGAGGATGGTGAAGAAGGAAAG GAAATGATTGTCGGAACGAACGCCATTACAGCAACGATAAAGATGCTTTCGAGCGATTATCCTCTAGAAAGACACTCGGCATTGTTGTTGCTTCTTGAGCTCTCAAGATCTGAACTGTTGTCCCAGACAATCGGGTCTGCGGCCGGGGCAATTCTGGTGCTGATCACGATGAAATACAATCAGTCCATCGATGCTTTTGCTGCAGAAAAGGCCAACGAAACGCTCAAGAACTTGGAGAATTGTCACAAAAATATCAAGCGAATGGCAGAAAATGGGCTCTTGGAGCCTCTCTTGGACCATCTGATTGAAG GATCTGAAGAAATGCAGATGGAGATGGGGAGTTATCTCGGCGAGATTGTCCTTGGGCAAGATGCTAAAACATACGTAGCAGAGAGAGCTTCCGCCGCACTGCTACGGATGGTCCACAATGGAAATTCTCTAGCAAGGAAAGCTGCATTCAAAGCTCTGGTGCAGAtatcatctcaccatccaaacagtagaaCGCTTGTCGATGCCGGCATAATCCCGATCATGACCGAAGAAATGTTTACTCGTAAAATCTACAATGAACCCATGAACTCAAAGGAAGAGTCTGCCACAATACTGGCGAACGTGCTCGAGTCCGGCCTCGACCCTGAGTCACTCCAAGTAAACACCCATGGCCACACAATGGCATCCGATTACATCATATACAACTTTGCACACATGATCAAGAACTCATCGCCCGAAAATCTGAACATCAACCTCATCAAGATCCTCCTCTGCCTGATGCAATCACCGAGATCAACAGCCAGTGTGGTGTCAGTGATCAAGGAGACTGAATCGAGCTACACACTGATTGAGCTCCTCGACACCCAACAAGATGAACTAAGCATTGCATCGGCGAAGCTGCTGATCAGCCTTTCGACCCAAATGGGTCACACGCTAGCGGATCAAATATGCAAGACTAGAGGCCAGCCAGAGAGCCTGATCAAGACGCCAGAAGGCGATCGGATAACAGAAAAATACGCGGTGTGGGCCAACCTGCTAGCTAAGCTGCCCCACCAGAATCTAACCCTCAATTTAGCTCTACTCCACAAGGAAACTGTCCCCACCATCTTACAAAGGGTGGATGAAATCCAAAGAggtgcaacaacaacaacaagcagATTTGCAAGATACTATCTTGAGGGTCTTGTGGGAATTCTAGTAAGATTCACAACTACCTTATATGACCAAAACATCCTATCTCTAGCAAGAGATTTCAATCTAGCATCTGTTTTCACAGGCCTTTTGATGAGAGCAGGAAGTGATGAAGTCCAAAGGCTCTCAGCCCTTGGATTGGAGAATCTATCATCAGAGTCCATCCACCTATCAAAACCACCCCAAAAAATTAAGAAACCCAAGTTGTATAGATTCCTACCTAGGTGTTTGtctattggtgggccacatccagatGGGAAATTGAACTTGTGCCCAGTACATAGGGGGTCATGTTCATCACAAACCACCTTCTGTTTGGTGGAATCAAGGGCTGTGGAGAGGCTACTGGCATGCTTGGAACATGAGAATGTTGGGGTTGTGGAGGCTGCCTTATCAGCCATGTGCACCTTGTTGGATGATAAGGTGGATGTAGAGAGGAGTGTAGGTGTATTGAGTGAGGTGAATCTGGTGCAACATGTTTTGAATTTGCTGAAAGAGCATAGAGAGGAGGGTGTGTGGCAGAAATCATTTTGGGTCATTGAGAGGTTCTTGATGAAGGGTGGAGATAGGTCTGCCAGTGACATATCACAGGACAGGCTCCTACCTTCTACTCTGGTCAGTGCTTTCCATCATGGGGATAGTAGTACAAGGCAGATGGCTGAGAAGATCTTGAGGCATTTGAATAAGATGCCTAACTTCTCTAGTAAGGTAGTTTTGTAA